In Brevibacillus marinus, the genomic window TGGGGTCTGGCGGCGGCGGAGATACAGAACTGATCCACCGGCTGATCAGACAGGCGCTGCGTGATTTTGGGCCGGTCTGTTTGCTTTCCCCGTTTGCATTGCCCGACGAGGCTTGGGTCGTACCCGTATGTATCATGGGTTCCCCGACGGTTTTGCACGAGAAGCTGCCGGTCGGCGATGAGCTGCTTCGCGCGCTCGAGGCTTTGCAAGAAGCCGGGAAGATTCGCGCTGCTGCGGTGGCGGGATTGGAAATCGGCGGCATGAACGCCCTGACTCCGGTATTGGCGGCCATTACAGCAAAACTGCCGTTGGTGGATTGCGACGGCATGGGCAGGGCATTTCCGGAACTACAGATGACCACTTACCATGCGTTTGGCGTCCAGGCCAGTCCGGTCAGCATGTATGCTGTCGGCGGACAGTCCCATTTGATCATGTACGCGCCCAATTTCGAGGTGGAGCGGGAAGCGCGGGCGGTGGTGACCAAGATGGGCGGATGGGCGGCAGTTGCCCTGTACTCCATGCAGGTGAAGCAGTTGTGGGAAGTGGCGATTCCACAGTCGTTTTCCCTGGCGATTCGCTTGGGGGAAGCGGTGCGAGCAGCAGCGGAAAACGTGAACCGTGTGTTTGCGGGGTTGGCGCGCGTTTTTCACAACTCGCTTTACGGAAAGCCGCGCAGACTGCTGGCGGGGAAAGTGGTGGAGCTCAACCGGCGCAACGTCAACGACCTGTTGGAAGGCGAACTGGTGGTGGAAGGAGTGGGCTATGAGACGGGAGAGCAGGTGGAGGTCGTCTTTCGCAATGAATATCTGCTGGTGAACAAAGGAGGAAAGCCGCTCGTATCCGTACCCGATCTGATCTGCGTGCTGGATGCCGACACCGGTCACCCCATCTCCATCGAAGAGTTGGAGAATCACATGCAGGTTTGGGTCATCGCCGTACCCAGCCCGCTATTGCTGCGGCACGCCAAAATGCTGGATGTGATCGGCCCTGCGGCGTTTGGTCTGGCAGGAGAGTTTCTGCCCATCGAGCAGTCCGGGTTCCGGGAAGGTGGGGAGGCAGATGTACCGGTTGGGGATTAATGTCGGCGATACCTATACGGACGGCGTGCTGATGACCCGCGAACACAAAATTGTCGCCGCCGTAAGAGAAGGGTCGGCAGCGGGCGAGTTGCGGGGAATCACGGCCGCTGTCCAAGGCCTGTTGAAGCAGAGCGGATGCGTCCCCGAGCAAATCGCCACCGTCGTGATTGGTACGGGCAGCGGGTTTCACGCGTTTGACCAGACAGCCCCAGTCAGCGTCTGCGGAATTCGCCTCACGCCGGAACCCAGCTGGCTGGTGCCGCTTGCCGATGCGGACAGCACGGTTCGTTCCTGTATTCGCTTGACCACGCTTCACCTCACGGGCGGACACGAATTTGACGGCGCGCCGACGAAGGGAGAGCCTTCCCGCGCGGAAGCGAAAAAGCTGTTCGAGGCGCTTTCGCAGCACCCGTTTGACGCATTTGCGGTGACGAGTACGTTCTCCGCGGTGAACGACCGGCATGAACGGATGGTCGCTGACTGGCTGCAGGAAACATTTGGCTCCCGTGTGTCGATCACCCTGTCGCACGAATTTGGAGGAATCGGCTTTATGCGGCGGGAAAATGCGGCCCTGCTCAACGCTGCGTTAGTCAAGGGAATGGTGAAGCGGCTGGCCGGGGTGGACGAGCTGTTAAGAGAACAGGAGATTCGCGCGAAACTTTATCTGACGCAAAATGACGGCTCGCTCATGTCTTACCGGTACGCGCTAAGCTATCCGCTGCTGACGCTTTTTTCCGGCATCGCCAACAGTTTTCGCGGCGCCGCCTTTTTGAGCGGGATCAAGGATTGTCTGGTGGTGGACGTCAGCCCGACAGCCATTCACGTGGGAAAGCTGGAGGGGGGCGTTCCCAAGGAAAGCCGGCGGATGAGCACGTTTGCCGGTGTGCCGCTCAACCTCCCCGTACCCGACTTGGTTACCCTGCCGATCAGCGCCGCCGAACAAGCGAGCGAAGCGGCAATTGAGGCCGTGTATCAGGCTGTACAGCGCTTTCAGCCGCGTTACGAACCACTGCCGGTTGTGTTTGTGGGCATTGGCAGTGAACGCGTCGCTGCGCTGTACAAGGATCCCTGGGCGGAGGTGATTCAGCCGGCGCATTATGACCAGGCGAGTGCGATCGGCTGCTGTATCGCCCCTGTGAGCGGAAGCGTGGACAGGATGTATTCGCTCAAGCAGATGAGCCGCACGGAAGCGATCCAACTGGCAACCGATCAAGCGATCAAAGCGGCCATCCGCGCAGGAGCGGACCCGAAATCGGTCGTTGTGCAAAGCGTTGAGGCAAGTCCCCTCGCCTATGTTCCCAGCCAAACCCTGCGGATCAAAGCGAAGGCAGTGGGCCGGCTGCCCTAGGAAAAGAGAGGAGCGAGCAGTTAGCACACAATCCGGCATGCCAAAAAAGAACAGGAGGCTGAAAGAAAATGGCTGGTAACACGAACATGGCTGACGATTTTTCCCTGAGCCGTGTGCCGCAAAGCGCCCGTCTGCCGATGTGGGAAGTGATGCTGGTGCGGATTGGGGCGTTGACGGCGCTGTCCCAGTTTATGCTGGGGGCGGCGCTTGGCTATGGCATGACGTTTTGGCAGGCGTTCTGGGCGACGATGCTGGGCAGTGTGCTCTTGGAAGCGGTCAGTTTGCTCATCGGAATCGCCGGCGCCCGGGAAGGGATGTCCACCAGCCTGCTGGCTCGCTGGACCGGTTTTGGCCGCTACGGCTCCAGCATCATCGGAGCGGTCATTGCCATTTCCTTAATCGGCTGGTTCGGCGTGCAAAACTCGGTGTTTGCCCAAGGGCTGGATGAGGCGTTGGGCGGAGCGTTGGGCTTTCCCCTTGCCGCCAGCTTGACGGGTTTGTTCGTTACGGTAATCGTTATTTTCGGCTTTCGCTGGCTCAGCTGGACGGCCAAAATTGCTGTTCCCGGATTTATCGCTGTCATCGGGTATGGAATTTACGCAGTGCTGAAGGATCATCCGCTGGGGGAATTGATGGCATCAGCGCCTCCGGGACCGCCGCTGGCGATGAGTGTCGCTGCCACCATGGTCGCAGGCGGTTTTATGGTGGGGGCGATTATCACGCCCGACATGAGCAGGTACTGCCGCAGCGGCAAAGACGTTTTCTGGATGACGCTGATCTCGACGATTGTCGGCGAGTTTGGCGTTAATCTGATCGCCGTGTTGATGGCGCATGCGATCGGCACCGACGACGTGGTGACGATCATTCTGCAGACGGCGGGCTGGTTGGGCGCGGCGATCGTTATTTTTGCCACGGTGAAAATTAACGACCTGAACCTGTACTCTTCCTCGTTGGGCTTTACCAATGTGATTGATTCGCTGTTCAACAAAAAACTGAACCGCGGGTTGGTCACCCTTGTCATCGGGATCATCGGCACCCTGCTGTCCGTGCTGGGAATCCTCGATATGTTCGTCAACTTCCTGGTGTTTTTGGGTGTCTGGATTCCCCCGATTGGCGGGATTATGATCGTCGATTACTTCTTGTTGAAGCGAAACCGCGCGATCCTGGAGGAGAGCAGAAGCAGCGGGAAATTGCCTGACAGTTCTGAAAAAATGAATCCGATCACGTTGCTCGCCTGGGCGGCCGGGTTTCTCGCCGGTTACTTTCTGGAGTGGGGGATTCCTTCGCTCAACTCGCTGCTGATTAGTTCGCTTGTCTACTACCTCGTGATGAAGTTCGCTGTTTCCGTCAGGCAGAATCAAAAAGGGCTCGACTGCTAAACTGCCGAGATGTGATGGCCAAGGAGGAGAGAAGCATGAGACGACTGGGAAAACAAGAGATAGAAGACATCGCCGTCGGTGCCGCCTTGCTGGGAACAGGCGGCGGCGGCGACCCGTACATCGGCAAACTGATGGCGCTGCAGGCGGTTGAAGAGCACGGGCCGATCACGCTCTTGTCGGTAGACGAAGTGCCGGATGACGCTTTCGTCGTCTCGTCCGGCATGATGGGGGCGCCGACGGTCATGGTGGAGAAAGCGCCCAGCGGCAGCGAGGCGAAGCGGGCATTGCAGACGCTGGAAGAATATCTCGGCAAACAGATTTACGCTACCTTTCCGATTGAAGCGGGAGGCTTGAACTCCATGCTGCCCCTGGCGCTGGCGGCCAAACTGCAGTTACCGGTTGTCGATGTGGACGGCATGGGGCGCGCTTTTCCGGAATTGCAAATGGTTACCTTTCACCTGGACGGGATTGCCGCCTCGCCGTTTGTGATCGCTGACGAAAAAGGCAATGTCGTGCTCCTGAACACGATCGACAACCTCTGGGGAGAGCGAATTGCCCGCGCGGCGACGATCCAGATGGGGGGATCGGTGATGTTTGCGATCTACCCGATGACCGGCAAAAACTTGAAACAGAGCGGGATTCATCACATCCTGCAACTGGAGGAAGAGATCGGCCGCGCGATTCGCCTGGCCAAAGCAAACGGGGCGAACCCGATCGCCGAGATTCTGCGCTTGACCAATGGCATCGAATTGTTCTGCGGCAAGGTGGTGGATGTCAATCGCAAGACAGAAACCGGATTTACGAGAGGAACGGCCAGACTGGCTGGGTTGGCGGAGTACAAGGGAGAAGAGCTGGAACTGCGTTTTCAAAACGAGCATTTGCTGGCCCGGACGAAAGACCGCCTGCTTTGCGTGACGCCAGATTTGATCGCCGTTCTCGATGCCGAAACGGGACTGCCGATCACCACCGAAGGGCTGCGGTACGGTGCGCGCGCTTTCGTGATCGGGATTCCCTGCCACCCCAAATGGCGAACCCCTGAAGGGATTGCGACCTGCGGGCCCGGCTATTTTGGCTACGATGTCACCTACGAACCGGTAGAAATACTGGCAGCGAAAGGAAGGAGCGGACGATGAGCTATCGCATCGGCATTGACGTCGGCGGCACCCATACAGACGCCGTGTTGCTGGACAGCGCGTACCGCGTGGTGGCGGAGACAAAATCGCCTACGACGGAAGACGTCAGTACAGGAATCTACCGCTGCTTGCGGGAGGTGATTACCCGCTCGGGGGTAGCGCGTGAGCAAATCAAGTACGCCATGCTGGGTACGACTCACTGCACGAACGCGATCGTGGAGCGAAAACGGCTCAATCGAGTCGGCGTGATTCGCATCGGCGCTCCCGCCACTTTGGCGGTAAAACCGTTGATCGGGGTGCCGGATGACTTGCGGCAGCAGCTAGCTCAGCACGTGTACGTGATCCGCGGCGGACATGAGTTCGATGGCAGGCAGATCGCCGAGCTGGACGAACAGAGGCTGTACGAGATCGCACAGGAAGTGAAAGGGAAGGTCGATTCGCTGGCCATCACTTCGGTTTTCTCGCCCGTCTCCAAAGAGCATGAGCTGCGCGCCGCGGGAATCCTGCGGGAAGTGCTCGGAGAGCAGCTCCCCATCTCCTTGTCCCATGAGATCGGCAGCGTGGGACTGCTGGAGCGGGAAAACGCCACGATTCTCAACGCCGCGGTGGTCGACGTGGCCAAGTCGACGGCCGCAGGATTTGTCAACGCGCTAAAAGAAGAAGGGGTGGAAGCGAAGGTTTTCTTTTGCCAAAACGACGGTACCTTGATGAGCGTCGACTACGCTGTCAAGTATCCCATCTTGACCATTGCCTGCGGGCCGACCAACAGCATTCGCGGCGCCTCCTATCTGACGGGGTTAGCCGATGCGTTGGTTGTGGACGTAGGGGGGACGACTACCGACGTCGGGGTGCTGATCAACTCGTTTCCCCGTGAATCGTCACTGGCGGTGGAGATCGGCGGCGCCCGAACCAACTTTCGCATGCCGGATTTGCTGTCGATCGGCCTCGGCGGCGGCACGGTTATCCGCACCCAGGCGGATGGAAGCTTCACGATTGGGCCCGACAGTGTGGGCTATCGGCTGCCGCAGCGCGGACTGGTGTTTGGCGGGGACACGTTGACCGCCACCGATGTCGCGGTCGCTTTGGGAAAAGTCCGGCTGGGAGATCCACAAAAGGTGAGCCATCTGGATCGGACACTGATGGAGCGCGTCTACCAGGGAATGGTTGAAATGGTGGAAGAAGCGATTGATCGGATGAAAACCAGCGGTGATCCTGTGCCGGTGATCCTGGTTGGCGGTGGCAGCATTTTGCTGCCGGATCGGCTGCGTGGCGCTTCCCAGGTGGTCCGCCCGGATCATTTTGGTGTCGCCAATGCGATCGGTGCCGCCATTTCGCAGATCAGCGGGCAGATTGAGCGCGTTTTTTCCCTCGATGAGTTGGGGCGAGAAAAGACGCTGGATCTCGCCAAGCAAATCGCTGTGGACGAAGCGATCAAAGCCGGGGCTGATCCGGCGACGATTGAAATTGTCGATATAGAAGACGTGCCATTGGCCTATCTGCCTGGCAACGCTACACGAATCCGGGTGAAGGCTGCGGGGACGTTGGCGAAAGA contains:
- a CDS encoding DUF917 domain-containing protein, which codes for MRRLGKQEIEDIAVGAALLGTGGGGDPYIGKLMALQAVEEHGPITLLSVDEVPDDAFVVSSGMMGAPTVMVEKAPSGSEAKRALQTLEEYLGKQIYATFPIEAGGLNSMLPLALAAKLQLPVVDVDGMGRAFPELQMVTFHLDGIAASPFVIADEKGNVVLLNTIDNLWGERIARAATIQMGGSVMFAIYPMTGKNLKQSGIHHILQLEEEIGRAIRLAKANGANPIAEILRLTNGIELFCGKVVDVNRKTETGFTRGTARLAGLAEYKGEELELRFQNEHLLARTKDRLLCVTPDLIAVLDAETGLPITTEGLRYGARAFVIGIPCHPKWRTPEGIATCGPGYFGYDVTYEPVEILAAKGRSGR
- a CDS encoding hydantoinase/oxoprolinase family protein, which encodes MSYRIGIDVGGTHTDAVLLDSAYRVVAETKSPTTEDVSTGIYRCLREVITRSGVAREQIKYAMLGTTHCTNAIVERKRLNRVGVIRIGAPATLAVKPLIGVPDDLRQQLAQHVYVIRGGHEFDGRQIAELDEQRLYEIAQEVKGKVDSLAITSVFSPVSKEHELRAAGILREVLGEQLPISLSHEIGSVGLLERENATILNAAVVDVAKSTAAGFVNALKEEGVEAKVFFCQNDGTLMSVDYAVKYPILTIACGPTNSIRGASYLTGLADALVVDVGGTTTDVGVLINSFPRESSLAVEIGGARTNFRMPDLLSIGLGGGTVIRTQADGSFTIGPDSVGYRLPQRGLVFGGDTLTATDVAVALGKVRLGDPQKVSHLDRTLMERVYQGMVEMVEEAIDRMKTSGDPVPVILVGGGSILLPDRLRGASQVVRPDHFGVANAIGAAISQISGQIERVFSLDELGREKTLDLAKQIAVDEAIKAGADPATIEIVDIEDVPLAYLPGNATRIRVKAAGTLAKDA
- a CDS encoding purine-cytosine permease family protein, which produces MAGNTNMADDFSLSRVPQSARLPMWEVMLVRIGALTALSQFMLGAALGYGMTFWQAFWATMLGSVLLEAVSLLIGIAGAREGMSTSLLARWTGFGRYGSSIIGAVIAISLIGWFGVQNSVFAQGLDEALGGALGFPLAASLTGLFVTVIVIFGFRWLSWTAKIAVPGFIAVIGYGIYAVLKDHPLGELMASAPPGPPLAMSVAATMVAGGFMVGAIITPDMSRYCRSGKDVFWMTLISTIVGEFGVNLIAVLMAHAIGTDDVVTIILQTAGWLGAAIVIFATVKINDLNLYSSSLGFTNVIDSLFNKKLNRGLVTLVIGIIGTLLSVLGILDMFVNFLVFLGVWIPPIGGIMIVDYFLLKRNRAILEESRSSGKLPDSSEKMNPITLLAWAAGFLAGYFLEWGIPSLNSLLISSLVYYLVMKFAVSVRQNQKGLDC
- a CDS encoding hydantoinase/oxoprolinase N-terminal domain-containing protein — translated: MYRLGINVGDTYTDGVLMTREHKIVAAVREGSAAGELRGITAAVQGLLKQSGCVPEQIATVVIGTGSGFHAFDQTAPVSVCGIRLTPEPSWLVPLADADSTVRSCIRLTTLHLTGGHEFDGAPTKGEPSRAEAKKLFEALSQHPFDAFAVTSTFSAVNDRHERMVADWLQETFGSRVSITLSHEFGGIGFMRRENAALLNAALVKGMVKRLAGVDELLREQEIRAKLYLTQNDGSLMSYRYALSYPLLTLFSGIANSFRGAAFLSGIKDCLVVDVSPTAIHVGKLEGGVPKESRRMSTFAGVPLNLPVPDLVTLPISAAEQASEAAIEAVYQAVQRFQPRYEPLPVVFVGIGSERVAALYKDPWAEVIQPAHYDQASAIGCCIAPVSGSVDRMYSLKQMSRTEAIQLATDQAIKAAIRAGADPKSVVVQSVEASPLAYVPSQTLRIKAKAVGRLP
- a CDS encoding DUF917 domain-containing protein produces the protein MKRYLGEEELLSLAYGAMYLGSGGGGDTELIHRLIRQALRDFGPVCLLSPFALPDEAWVVPVCIMGSPTVLHEKLPVGDELLRALEALQEAGKIRAAAVAGLEIGGMNALTPVLAAITAKLPLVDCDGMGRAFPELQMTTYHAFGVQASPVSMYAVGGQSHLIMYAPNFEVEREARAVVTKMGGWAAVALYSMQVKQLWEVAIPQSFSLAIRLGEAVRAAAENVNRVFAGLARVFHNSLYGKPRRLLAGKVVELNRRNVNDLLEGELVVEGVGYETGEQVEVVFRNEYLLVNKGGKPLVSVPDLICVLDADTGHPISIEELENHMQVWVIAVPSPLLLRHAKMLDVIGPAAFGLAGEFLPIEQSGFREGGEADVPVGD